One window of the Dryobates pubescens isolate bDryPub1 chromosome 13, bDryPub1.pri, whole genome shotgun sequence genome contains the following:
- the FZD9 gene encoding frizzled-9 has product MAAVRLRLALSVLWQLAAAGRGLELAGLEGPRGRAARCQPVDIPMCRGIGYNLTRMPNLLGHESQREAALKLHEFAPLVEYGCHVHLRFFLCSLYAPMCTDQVSASIPACRPMCEQARHKCVPIMEQFNFGWPESLDCGKLPTKNDPNALCMEAPENASAAEPHKGQGMLPVAPRPWPPGTVEGRGPNGLVACDNPEKFQYVEKSLSCAPRCSPGVDVYWSREDKDFAFIWMAVWSTLCFVSTAFTVLTFLLDPHRFQYPERPIIFLSMCYNVYSVAFIIRSVAGAENIACDRENGELYIIQEGLESTGCTIVFLILYYFGMASSLWWVVLTLTWFLAAGKKWGHEAIEAHSSYFHMAAWGIPAMKTIVILTMRKVAGDELTGLCYVGSMDVSALTGFVLIPLSCYLVVGTSFILTGFVALFHIRKIMKTGGTNTEKLEKLMVKIGVFSILYTVPATCVIICYFYERLNVDYWNLRALEQGCLHLPGRRAANCSLDTSVPTVAVFMLKIFMSLVVGITSGVWVWSSKTLQTWQSLCNRKLGVRTRGKPCSGVSCGGVHCHYKAPTVMLHMTKTDPYLDNPTHV; this is encoded by the coding sequence ATGGCGGCGGTGCGGCTGCGGCTGGCCCTGTCggtgctgtggcagctggcGGCGGCCGGgcgagggttggagctggcggGGCTGGAAGGGCCGCGGGGGCGGGCGGCTCGGTGCCAGCCCGTCGACATCCCCATGTGCCGGGGCATCGGCTACAACCTGACCCGCATGCCCAACCTGCTGGGCCACGAGAGCCAGCGCGAAGCTGCCCTCAAGCTGCACGAGTTCGCCCCGCTGGTGGAGTACGGCTGCCACGTCCACCTGCGCTTCTTCCTCTGCTCGCTCTACGCGCCCATGTGCACCGACCAGGTGAGCGCCAGCATCCCCGCCTGCCGCCCCATGTGCGAGCAGGCCCGCCACAAGTGCGTCCCCATCATGGAGCAGTTCAATTTCGGCTGGCCTGAGTCCCTCGACTGCGGCAAGCTGCCCACCAAGAACGACCCCAATGCCCTTTGCATGGAGGCTCCCGAGAACGCCTCGGCTGCTGAGCCCCACAAGGGGCAGGGCATGCTGCCCGTGGCCCCCCGGCCCTGGCCGCCGGGCACTGTCGAGGGGCGGGGACCGAACGGTCTGGTGGCCTGCGACAACCCCGAGAAGTTCCAGTACGTGGAGAAGAGCCTCTCCTGCGCGCCCAGGTGCTCCCCTGGGGTGGATGTCTACTGGTCCCGGGAGGACAAGGACTTTGCCTTCATCTGGATGGCTGTCTGGTCCACCCTCTGCTTCGTCTCCACTGCCTTCACTGTCCTCACCTTCCTGCTGGACCCCCACCGCTTCCAGTACCCCGAGAGGCCCATCATCTTCCTCTCCATGTGCTACAACGTCTACTCTGTGGCCTTCATCATCCGCTCGGTGGCAGGGGCTGAGAACATCGCCTGTGACCGGGAAAACGGTGAGCTCTACATcatccaggaggggctggagagcacagGCTGCACCATTGTCTTCCTCATCCTGTACTACTTTGGCATGGCCAGCTCGCTCTGGTGGGTTGTCCTGACGCTCACCTGGTTCCTGGCCGCCGGGAAGAAGTGGGGACACGAGGCCATCGAGGCCCACAGCAGCTACTTCCACATGGCTGCCTGGGGCATCCCGGCCATGAAGACCATCGTCATCCTCACCATGCGGAAGGTAGCAGGGGATGAGCTCACGGGGCTGTGCTACGTGGGGAGCATGGACGTCAGCGCCCTGACCGGCTTCGTCCTCATCCCCCTCTCCTGCTACCTGGTCGTCGGCACCTCCTTCATCCTCACCGGTTTCGTCGCCCTCTTCCACATCCGGAAGATCATGAAGACGGGCGGCACCAACACGGAGAAGCTGGAGAAGCTGATGGTGAAAATCGGGGTCTTCTCTATCCTCTACACCGTCCCAGCCACCTGCGTCATCATCTGCTACTTCTACGAGCGGCTGAACGTGGATTATTGGAACCtcagggccctggagcagggctgcctgcaccTCCCCGGCCGCCGCGCCGCCAACTGCTCCTTGGACACCTCGGTGCCCACCGTGGCTGTCTTCATGCTAAAGATTTTCATGTCCCTGGTGGTGGGCATCACCAGCGGGGTGTGGGTGTGGAGCTCCAAGACGCTGCAGACCTGGCAGAGCCTTTGCAACAGAAAGCTGGGCGTGAGGACGAGGGGCAAGCCCTGCAGCGGGGTGAGCTGTGGCGGGGTGCACTGCCACTACAAAGCCCCCACGGTCATGCTGCACATGACCAAGACGGACCCATACCTGGACAACCCCACGCACGTctag